In one Solanum lycopersicum chromosome 11, SLM_r2.1 genomic region, the following are encoded:
- the LOC101259902 gene encoding uncharacterized protein isoform X1, which yields MGGRGRSRTQRKHFRQSRENVWKRSKHDDSGEKQDSVTTTNDGNKEHRHWEPFATQNLAFDDYYKEQGILPTEEWDTFIGFLRTPLPAAFRINSSAQCYVDIRTKLENDFMKSLQAEGVDGSEIEGIKPLPWYPENLAWQSNFSRNQLRKNQILERFHEFLKLQNEIGNITRQEAVSMVPPLFLDVRPDHFALDMCAAPGSKTFQLLEMIHHLAEPGTLPSGMVIANDVDVQRCNLLIHQTKRMSTANLIVTNHEAQHFPSCRLDRNFANGSETPTVRELDINQLQFDRVLCDVPCSGDGTLRKAPDIWRKWNAGNGNGLHGLQIQIAMRGLSLLKVGGRMVYSTCSMNPIENEAVVAEILRRCGESVELVDVSSEVPQLIRRPGLKKWKVRDKGAWWTSYKDVPEGRRNAIVPGMFPSGKTYLDVSEKNDDATRDQLSDNGNNANGIEVLEDPATAATISDKEVSTLPLERCMRIVPHDQNSGAFFVSVFQKLSPLPAAAFQQKKPVSSRGKPKSSDVIQAESLTTKVKEDVNVEDVKPVDSVGTQEVTMDDADIQDESVTTKVKEDEDTEDVKPVDSVVSEDVTMDGAGNGTDETALDTEPSEILEKTEKEETQPSTDTRAEPETGRGKRKLQMQGKWRGVDPVIFYKEEAVVSKIKDFYGIKESFLFEGHLITRNSDMNHVKRIYYVSKSVKEVLHLNFLAGQQLKIASVGLKMFERQTSKDGASAPCIFRISSEGLPLMLPHITKQILYASPTDFKHLLQYKSIKLGDFVDAEFGEKASQLLMGCCVVVLNKENKTLSEAQADPSTIAIGCWRGRANISVMVTALDCQELLERMSMGVEEETKASSPEIKPSTNKADEIVEAVEDEVTKNTKQP from the exons atgggtGGCAGAGGAAGATCTCGAACTCAAAGAAAACACTTTCGACAGAGCAGAGAAAATGTATGGAAACGTAGCAAACATGATGATTCAGGGGAGAAACAAGACAGTGTTACTACTACTAATGATGGCAACAAAGAACATCGCCATTGGGAACCTTTTGCCACCCAAAATCTTGCATTTGATGATTATTAtaag GAGCAAGGAATATTGCCAACTGAAGAATGGGATACTTTTATTGGGTTTCTTAGAACTCCATTGCCGGCTGCTTTCAGGATCAACTCCAG TGCCCAATGCTATGTGGATATTCGGACCAAGTTGGAGAATGATTTTATGAAATCTCTTCAGGCAGAG GGTGTAGATGGGAGTGAGATCGAGGGAATAAAACCATTACCTTGGTATCCAGAGAATCTTGCTTGGCAATCTAATTTTTCACGTAATCAGTTGAGGAAAAACCAAATACTTGAGAG gTTCCATGAGTTCTTGAAGCTACAAAATGAAATTGGAAACATTACGAGACAGGAGGCTGTTAGCATG GTTCCTCCCCTGTTCCTGGATGTACGTCCTGATCATTTTGCTCTTGACA TGTGCGCCGCTCCCGGTTCGAAAACATTTCAGTTGCTTGAGATGATACACCACTTAGCTGAACCAGGGACATTACCTAGTGGAATG GTCATAGCAAATGATGTTGATGTCCAAAGGTGTAACCTTCTTATTCACCAAACAAAGAGGATGTCTACTGCCAACTTGATCGTCACAAACCATGAAGCGCAGCACTTCCCGAGCTGTCGTTTAGATAGAAATTTTGCAAATGGTTCTGAGACGCCAACAGTGAGGGAATTGGATATTAATCAACTTCAATTTGATCGTGTCTTGTGTGATGTTCCATGCAGTGGCGATGGCACTCTGCGCAAGGCTCCTGATATATGGAGGAAATG GAATGCTGGAAATGGTAACGGTCTCCATGGGCTACAGATTCAGATAGCAATGCGAG GATTGTCTTTGCTTAAAGTAGGTGGAAGGATGGTTTATTCGACTTGCTCAATGAATCCCATAGAGAATGAGGCCGTGGTTGCTGAG ATCTTACGGAGATGTGGGGAGTCCGTTGAACTTGTTGACGTGTCTAGTGAGGTTCCACAACTTATTCGCAGACCAGGTCTTAAAAAATGGAAG GTTCGAGATAAAGGAGCGTGGTGGACTTCTTATAAAGATGTTCCTGAGGGTCGTAGAAATGCAATTGTTCCAGGAATGTTCCCCTCTGGCAAAACCTATCTGGATGTATCTGAGAAGAATGATGATGCAACTAGAGACCAATTGTCTGATAATGGAAATAATGCTAATGGCATTGAGGTGTTGGAAGATCCAGCAACTGCAGCTACGATCTCGGATAAAGAAGTTTCAACTCTACCTCTGGAACGTTGTATGAGGATAGTGCCGCATGATCAGAATAGTGGAGCCTTCTTTGTTTCCGTATTTCAAAAGCTCTCTCCTTTGCCGG CTGCAGCCTTTCAGCAGAAGAAACCTGTGTCTTCGCGAGGGAAGCCAAAATCCAGTGATGTTATTCAAGCGGAAAGTTTAACTACTAAGGTCAAAGAAGACGTGAATGTAGAGGATGTTAAGCCAGTGGATTCTGTTGGTACCCAAGAAGTGACTATGGATGATGCTGATATTCAAGATGAAAGTGTAACAACTAAGgtcaaagaagatgaagataccGAGGATGTTAAGCCAGTAGATTCCGTTGTTAGCGAAGATGTGACTATGGATGGGGCTGGCAATGGAACAGATGAAACTGCATTGGATACTGAGCCCAGTGAAATATTGGAGAAAACCGAGAAAGAGGAAACTCAACCTTCAACTGATACAAGAGCTGAGCCCGAGACTGGGAGAGGGAAAAGAAAGTTACAAATGCAAGGCAAGTGGAGAGGGGTTGATCCGGTTATATTTTACAAGGAGGAGGCCGTTGTGAGTAAGATAAAGGATTTCTACGGTATCAAGGAATCCTTTCTATTCGAAGGACATTTGATTACCAGGAATAGTGATATGAACCATGTCAAGAGAATTTATTATGTGTCAAAGTCTGTGAAGGAAGTTTTGCATCTCAATTTTCTAGCTGGTCAGCAGCTTAAAATAGCTTCAGTTGGGCTCAAGATGTTT GAGCGCCAAACATCAAAAGATGGTGCATCTGCACCATGTATATTCCGCATATCGTCTGAAGGATTGCCATTGATGCTGCCACATAtaacaaaacaaatattatacGCATCTCCTACAGACTTCAAGCATCTTCTGCAGTACAAGAGCATTAAATTGGGTGATTTTGTGGATGCTGAATTTGGTGAAAAGGCCTCACAGCTGTTGATGGGTTGTTGTGTGGTAGTTCTGAACAAAG AAAATAAGACGCTGTCAGAGGCTCAAGCGGATCCATCAACTATCGCCATAGGATGCTGGAGAGGCAGGGCTAATATCTCAGTAATGGTCACTGCTCTCGATTGCCAAGAACTTCTTGAAAGGATGTCAATGGGTGTGGAGGAGGAAACAAAAGCGTCCTCACCAGAAATCAAGCCATCAACTAACAAGGCAGATGAAATAGTTGAAGCAGTGGAAGATGAAGTTACAAAAAACACAAAACAACCATGA
- the LOC101259902 gene encoding uncharacterized protein isoform X2 yields the protein MGGRGRSRTQRKHFRQSRENVWKRSKHDDSGEKQDSVTTTNDGNKEHRHWEPFATQNLAFDDYYKEQGILPTEEWDTFIGFLRTPLPAAFRINSSAQCYVDIRTKLENDFMKSLQAEGVDGSEIEGIKPLPWYPENLAWQSNFSRNQLRKNQILERFHEFLKLQNEIGNITRQEAVSMVPPLFLDVRPDHFALDMCAAPGSKTFQLLEMIHHLAEPGTLPSGMVIANDVDVQRCNLLIHQTKRMSTANLIVTNHEAQHFPSCRLDRNFANGSETPTVRELDINQLQFDRVLCDVPCSGDGTLRKAPDIWRKWNAGNGNGLHGLQIQIAMRGLSLLKVGGRMVYSTCSMNPIENEAVVAEILRRCGESVELVDVSSEVPQLIRRPGLKKWKVRDKGAWWTSYKDVPEGRRNAIVPGMFPSGKTYLDVSEKNDDATRDQLSDNGNNANGIEVLEDPATAATISDKEVSTLPLERCMRIVPHDQNSGAFFVSVFQKLSPLPAFQQKKPVSSRGKPKSSDVIQAESLTTKVKEDVNVEDVKPVDSVGTQEVTMDDADIQDESVTTKVKEDEDTEDVKPVDSVVSEDVTMDGAGNGTDETALDTEPSEILEKTEKEETQPSTDTRAEPETGRGKRKLQMQGKWRGVDPVIFYKEEAVVSKIKDFYGIKESFLFEGHLITRNSDMNHVKRIYYVSKSVKEVLHLNFLAGQQLKIASVGLKMFERQTSKDGASAPCIFRISSEGLPLMLPHITKQILYASPTDFKHLLQYKSIKLGDFVDAEFGEKASQLLMGCCVVVLNKENKTLSEAQADPSTIAIGCWRGRANISVMVTALDCQELLERMSMGVEEETKASSPEIKPSTNKADEIVEAVEDEVTKNTKQP from the exons atgggtGGCAGAGGAAGATCTCGAACTCAAAGAAAACACTTTCGACAGAGCAGAGAAAATGTATGGAAACGTAGCAAACATGATGATTCAGGGGAGAAACAAGACAGTGTTACTACTACTAATGATGGCAACAAAGAACATCGCCATTGGGAACCTTTTGCCACCCAAAATCTTGCATTTGATGATTATTAtaag GAGCAAGGAATATTGCCAACTGAAGAATGGGATACTTTTATTGGGTTTCTTAGAACTCCATTGCCGGCTGCTTTCAGGATCAACTCCAG TGCCCAATGCTATGTGGATATTCGGACCAAGTTGGAGAATGATTTTATGAAATCTCTTCAGGCAGAG GGTGTAGATGGGAGTGAGATCGAGGGAATAAAACCATTACCTTGGTATCCAGAGAATCTTGCTTGGCAATCTAATTTTTCACGTAATCAGTTGAGGAAAAACCAAATACTTGAGAG gTTCCATGAGTTCTTGAAGCTACAAAATGAAATTGGAAACATTACGAGACAGGAGGCTGTTAGCATG GTTCCTCCCCTGTTCCTGGATGTACGTCCTGATCATTTTGCTCTTGACA TGTGCGCCGCTCCCGGTTCGAAAACATTTCAGTTGCTTGAGATGATACACCACTTAGCTGAACCAGGGACATTACCTAGTGGAATG GTCATAGCAAATGATGTTGATGTCCAAAGGTGTAACCTTCTTATTCACCAAACAAAGAGGATGTCTACTGCCAACTTGATCGTCACAAACCATGAAGCGCAGCACTTCCCGAGCTGTCGTTTAGATAGAAATTTTGCAAATGGTTCTGAGACGCCAACAGTGAGGGAATTGGATATTAATCAACTTCAATTTGATCGTGTCTTGTGTGATGTTCCATGCAGTGGCGATGGCACTCTGCGCAAGGCTCCTGATATATGGAGGAAATG GAATGCTGGAAATGGTAACGGTCTCCATGGGCTACAGATTCAGATAGCAATGCGAG GATTGTCTTTGCTTAAAGTAGGTGGAAGGATGGTTTATTCGACTTGCTCAATGAATCCCATAGAGAATGAGGCCGTGGTTGCTGAG ATCTTACGGAGATGTGGGGAGTCCGTTGAACTTGTTGACGTGTCTAGTGAGGTTCCACAACTTATTCGCAGACCAGGTCTTAAAAAATGGAAG GTTCGAGATAAAGGAGCGTGGTGGACTTCTTATAAAGATGTTCCTGAGGGTCGTAGAAATGCAATTGTTCCAGGAATGTTCCCCTCTGGCAAAACCTATCTGGATGTATCTGAGAAGAATGATGATGCAACTAGAGACCAATTGTCTGATAATGGAAATAATGCTAATGGCATTGAGGTGTTGGAAGATCCAGCAACTGCAGCTACGATCTCGGATAAAGAAGTTTCAACTCTACCTCTGGAACGTTGTATGAGGATAGTGCCGCATGATCAGAATAGTGGAGCCTTCTTTGTTTCCGTATTTCAAAAGCTCTCTCCTTTGCCGG CCTTTCAGCAGAAGAAACCTGTGTCTTCGCGAGGGAAGCCAAAATCCAGTGATGTTATTCAAGCGGAAAGTTTAACTACTAAGGTCAAAGAAGACGTGAATGTAGAGGATGTTAAGCCAGTGGATTCTGTTGGTACCCAAGAAGTGACTATGGATGATGCTGATATTCAAGATGAAAGTGTAACAACTAAGgtcaaagaagatgaagataccGAGGATGTTAAGCCAGTAGATTCCGTTGTTAGCGAAGATGTGACTATGGATGGGGCTGGCAATGGAACAGATGAAACTGCATTGGATACTGAGCCCAGTGAAATATTGGAGAAAACCGAGAAAGAGGAAACTCAACCTTCAACTGATACAAGAGCTGAGCCCGAGACTGGGAGAGGGAAAAGAAAGTTACAAATGCAAGGCAAGTGGAGAGGGGTTGATCCGGTTATATTTTACAAGGAGGAGGCCGTTGTGAGTAAGATAAAGGATTTCTACGGTATCAAGGAATCCTTTCTATTCGAAGGACATTTGATTACCAGGAATAGTGATATGAACCATGTCAAGAGAATTTATTATGTGTCAAAGTCTGTGAAGGAAGTTTTGCATCTCAATTTTCTAGCTGGTCAGCAGCTTAAAATAGCTTCAGTTGGGCTCAAGATGTTT GAGCGCCAAACATCAAAAGATGGTGCATCTGCACCATGTATATTCCGCATATCGTCTGAAGGATTGCCATTGATGCTGCCACATAtaacaaaacaaatattatacGCATCTCCTACAGACTTCAAGCATCTTCTGCAGTACAAGAGCATTAAATTGGGTGATTTTGTGGATGCTGAATTTGGTGAAAAGGCCTCACAGCTGTTGATGGGTTGTTGTGTGGTAGTTCTGAACAAAG AAAATAAGACGCTGTCAGAGGCTCAAGCGGATCCATCAACTATCGCCATAGGATGCTGGAGAGGCAGGGCTAATATCTCAGTAATGGTCACTGCTCTCGATTGCCAAGAACTTCTTGAAAGGATGTCAATGGGTGTGGAGGAGGAAACAAAAGCGTCCTCACCAGAAATCAAGCCATCAACTAACAAGGCAGATGAAATAGTTGAAGCAGTGGAAGATGAAGTTACAAAAAACACAAAACAACCATGA
- the LOC101260498 gene encoding polyadenylate-binding protein 2 isoform 2 (isoform 2 is encoded by transcript variant 2), producing MDEEEHEVYGGEIPIEGDMEPHGADVDMATADDDAVKELDEMKKRLKEMEDEAAALREMQAKVEKEMGSVQDDPASTAASQENREELDSRSIFVGNVDYACTPEEVQQHFQACGTVNRVTILTDKFGQPKGFAYVEFIEQEAVQEALQLNESELHGRQLKVMPKRTNVPGMKQFRPGRFNPYLGGYRSRRPYAAPYFYSPYGYGKVPRFRRPGRFMPYY from the exons ATGGATGAAGAAGAGCATGAAGTTTATGGAGGTGAAATCCCCATTGAAGGTGACATGGAACCTCACGGTGCTGACGTGGATATGGCCACCGCCGATGATGATGCTGTTAAG GAATTGGATGAGATGAAGAAGAGATTGAAGGAGATGGAAGATGAAGCTGCAGCTCTTAGGGAGATGCAGGCTAAGGTTGAGAAGGAGATGGGTTCTGTTCAAG ACGATCCTGCAAGTACAGCTGCTTCACAGGAAAACCGGGAAGAACTTGATTCACGATCAATATTTGTTGGCAAT GTTGACTATGCATGCACTCCAGAGGAAGTTCAGCAGCATTTCCAGGCATGTGGTACTGTCAATCGGGTTACCATTCTTACTGATAAATTTGGCCAACCCAAAGGTTTTGCATATGTGGAATTCATTGAACAAGAAGCTGTCCAGGAGGCACTCCAGCTGAATGAGTCTGAACTGCATGGACGTCAATTGAAG GTAATGCCCAAGAGGACTAATGTTCCAGGAATGAAGCAGTTCCGCCCAGGGCGCTTCAATCCATACTTGGGAGGTTACAGGTCTAGAAGGCCTTATGCAGCTCCCTATTTCTACTCTCCATACGGATACGG AAAAGTTCCAAGGTTCAGGAGGCCTGGGAGATTCATGCCTTACTATTAA
- the ABCG25 gene encoding ABC transporter G family member 1, whose translation MDSPNDEIQKTMSKKKESDPLIMATKINISSNNDNNDGIYLCWKDLWVSVPNKKVGRRPILEGISGYAQPGEVLAIMGPSGCGKSTLLDALAGRLASNTRQSGDILVNGRKQALAFGTSAYVTQDDTLMTTLTVKETIYYSAQLQLPQSMSLETKKERAEETIKEMGLQEAMNTRIGGWSLKGLSGGQKRRVSICIEILTRPKLLFLDEPTSGLDSAASYHVMNRIIKIAQQDMRTIVASIHQPSSEVFELFGNLCLLSYGKTIYFGSTSKANEFFAVSGFPCPFMRNPSDHYLRTINKDFDDIEEGLGKNIINSGKAIDTLVMSYESSEACLNVRQRVLTISQKNGRFIENKGSQAGFITQCRVLTQRSFVNMYRDLGYYWLRLLIYLALCLCIGTIFHEIGSDYGSIQARSSMLVFVVGFLTFMAIGGFPSFVEEMKFFTRERLNGHYGVGAFVIGNTLSSTPFLLLISLVPGAVAYYLADVQKGIDKFAYFFLMLFVCMMLVESLMMIVASIVPDFLMGIITGAGIQGIMMLNGGFFRLPNELPMPIWKYPLYYLSFHKYAIQGFYKNEFETFTYFTNSGLAIRVTRDEILRDIFQVELNYSKWGNIVIVFGMVILYRLIFLCIIKGKEKFRPMVRGFKYCYVPHI comes from the exons atGGATTCTCCTAATGATGAAATTCAAAAAACTatgtcaaaaaagaaagaaagtgatCCATTAATTATGGccacaaaaattaatatttcatctaataatgataataatgatggaATTTATTTATGTTGGAAGGATTTATGGGTAAGTGTGCCAAATAAAAAAGTTGGAAGAAGGCCAATACTTGAAGGGATAAGTGGATATGCTCAACCTGGTGAAGTTTTGGCTATTATGGGGCCTTCTGGTTGTGGCAAATCTACGCTTCTTGACGCGTTAGCAG GTAGATTAGCTTCAAACACAAGACAAAGTGGAGATATACTTGTCAATGGACGCAAACAAGCACTAGCTTTTGGAACTTCG GCCTATGTGACACAAGATGACACACTAATGACAACATTGACAGTAAAAGAAACAATATACTATTCAGCTCAATTACAACTCCCTCAATCAATGTCATtagaaacaaagaaagaaagagcagaagaaacaataaaagaaatggGGTTACAAGAAGCAATGAACACAAGAATTGGTGGATGGAGTTTAAAAGGATTAAGTGGTGGACAAAAAAGAAGAGTTAGTATTTGTATTGAGATATTAACAAGACCAAAATTATTGTTTCTTGATGAACCAACAAGTGGTTTGGATAGTGCTGCATCTTATCATGTCATGAATAGAATTATCAAGATTGCACAACAAGATATGAGGACTATTGTGGCATCAATTCATCAACCTAGTAGTGAAGTGTTTGAACTATTTGGTAATCTTTGCCTTCTATCTTATGGTAAAACCATTTATTTTGGCTCAACTTCCAAAGCAAATGAG TTTTTTGCTGTCAGTGGATTTCCTTGCCCATTTATGAGGAACCCTTCTGATCACTATCTTAGAACAATTAATAAGGATTTTGAt gATATTGAGGAAGGATTGGgcaaaaacataattaactcAGGCAAAGCAATTGACACTCTTGTTATGTCCTATGAATCATCAGAAGCTTGCCTTAATGTTAGGCAAAGGGTTCTCACAATTTCTCAAAAg AATGGACGATTCATCGAAAATAAGGGAAGTCAAGCAGGGTTCATCACACAATGTAGAGTTCTAACACAGAGATCGTTTGTCAATATGTATCGTGATTTAGGCTATTACTGGCTTCGATTGCTTATTTATCTTGCACTTTGCTTGTGCATTGGCACTATCTTTCATGAAATTGGCTCTGATTATGGTTCAATTCAg GCTAGAAGCTCAATGCTTGTATTTGTGGTTGGCTTCTTAACATTCATGGCAATTGGTGGATTCCCTTCTTTTGTAGAGGAAATGAAA TTTTTTACGCGCGAAAGGCTAAATGGACACTATGGTGTGGGTGCATTTGTGATTGGCAACACATTATCATCAACACCATTCTTGTTATTGATCTCTTTGGTTCCTGGAGCTGTGGCTTATTATCTTGCTGATGTTCAAAAAGGGATTGATAAATTTGCCTATTTTTTCCTAATGTTATTTGTTTGCATGATGCTAGTTGAGAGCCTAATGATGATTGTTGCAAGTATTGTCCCTGACTTCCTCATGGGAATTATAACAG GTGCCGGAATTCAAGGAATAATGATGCTAAATGGAGGTTTTTTTCGATTGCCAAATGAACTTCCAATGCCAATTTGGAAATATCCATTGTACTATCTATCCTTCCACAAATATGCAATTCAAggtttttataaaaatgaatttgaaaCTTTTACATATTTTACAAATAGTGGATTGGCTATAAGAGTTACTCGTGATGAAATATTGAGAGATATTTTTCAAGTAGAATTAAATTATTCTAAGTGGGgaaatattgttattgtttttgggATGGTCATTTTATATAGGTTAATTTTTCTTTGCATTATTAAGGGTAAAGAAAAGTTTAGACCTATGGTAAGAGGTTTTAAATATTGTTATGTACCacatatataa
- the LOC101260498 gene encoding polyadenylate-binding protein 2 isoform 1 (isoform 1 is encoded by transcript variant 1): MQILVAESDCCWQLVNVVFRSHWLIKPVLVDYACTPEEVQQHFQACGTVNRVTILTDKFGQPKGFAYVEFIEQEAVQEALQLNESELHGRQLKVMPKRTNVPGMKQFRPGRFNPYLGGYRSRRPYAAPYFYSPYGYGKVPRFRRPGRFMPYY, encoded by the exons ATGCAAATTCTAGTTGCTGAGTCTGATTGCTGCTGGCAGCTGGTGAACGTGGTATTCAGGTCTCACTGGCTGATTAAGCCTGTTTTG GTTGACTATGCATGCACTCCAGAGGAAGTTCAGCAGCATTTCCAGGCATGTGGTACTGTCAATCGGGTTACCATTCTTACTGATAAATTTGGCCAACCCAAAGGTTTTGCATATGTGGAATTCATTGAACAAGAAGCTGTCCAGGAGGCACTCCAGCTGAATGAGTCTGAACTGCATGGACGTCAATTGAAG GTAATGCCCAAGAGGACTAATGTTCCAGGAATGAAGCAGTTCCGCCCAGGGCGCTTCAATCCATACTTGGGAGGTTACAGGTCTAGAAGGCCTTATGCAGCTCCCTATTTCTACTCTCCATACGGATACGG AAAAGTTCCAAGGTTCAGGAGGCCTGGGAGATTCATGCCTTACTATTAA
- the LOC101260785 gene encoding ras-related protein RABA4a-like: MASGGGYGDASQKIDYVFKVVLIGDSAVGKSQILARFARNEFSLDSKATIGVEFQTRTLVIQHKSVKAQIWDTAGQERYRAVTSAYYRGAVGALLVYDITKRQTFDHIPRWLEELRAHADKNIVIMLIGNKTDLEDQRAVPTEDAKEFAQKEGLFFLETSAMEATNIEDAFLTVLTEIFNIVNKKNLAAGDDQANGNPASLTGKKILVPGPAQVIPEKKACCSS; this comes from the exons atggcaAGTGGGGGTGGGTATGGTGATGCAAGTCAGAAAATAGACTATGTTTTTAAGGTTGTTTTGATAGGTGATTCAGCTGTGGGAAAATCTCAAATACTAGCTCGTTTTGCAAGAAATGAGTTTAGTCTTGATTCTAAAGCTACAATTGGTGTTGAATTCCAGACAAGAACACTTGTTATTCAGCATAAGTCTGTTAAAGCTCAGATCTGGGATACTGCTGGCCAAGAAAG ATATAGAGCTGTCACGAGTGCGTACTACAGGGGAGCTGTCGGAGCTCTGTTGGTTTACGACATAACAAAACGTCAGACCTTTGATCACATCCCACGCTGGCTTGAAGAATTACGTGCACATGCTGACAAGAACATCGTTATTATGCTGATCGGAAACAAAACCGATCTTGAAGATCAACGAGCTGTTCCCACCGAGGATGCTAAAGAATTTGCACAAAAAGAAGGATTGTTCTTCTTAGAGACATCTGCAATGGAGGCCACAAACATCGAGGACGCCTTCTTAACTGTTTTGACAGAGATCTTCAACATTGTGAACAAGAAGAATCTCGCCGCTGGTGATGATCAAGCAAATGGTAATCCTGCTTCATTAACTGGGAAGAAAATTCTTGTACCTGGTCCTGCACAAGTTATCCCAGAAAAGAAGGCATGCTGTAGTTCTTAA